One window from the genome of Eucalyptus grandis isolate ANBG69807.140 chromosome 7, ASM1654582v1, whole genome shotgun sequence encodes:
- the LOC120295291 gene encoding B3 domain-containing transcription factor VRN1-like isoform X1, translating into MGVEKLNDGTVWLWKGWREFMQHYSIGPGHLVVFKYKGNSTFRVMIFDRSASEINYSLSSISNLGSGFISPKRENVIEVEDSEDFAPCQKKRVDPHSSCSQLSPSCSSPDLEEGIGQSRCRASHPERNFGGPMSSWPLRSFELACEFDSEYPFFKVVIRPSYIEHHVVNVPRWFIRQHIQQIKEIVTLRHSNRTWPVKLRTYPSGSMQFSSGWIAFVRGTHLRVGNVCVFELIDRDDIVFRVYIFSSAGRNNESKCRMNRSEPVFCDPTPSRPLTTPELDGKFDSEHPFFELVIQQSHFRKMHVPGRFVRQHIQENKKEGTLRYSDRSWPVKLSRYTRGIRVFFSAGWRAFARETHLCEGNVCVFELIDRDDVVFKVSIFSSGAFSLVKWFLFGSRTSGDDGLGLDNSWRQLRPRTEFSSCGTYGRQATARACVALMMMGTFVPPITIGPYSRHAVRASDKLNLSF; encoded by the exons ATGGGAGTAGAAAAACTTAACGACGGCACAGTTTGGTTGTGGAAAGGGTGGCGAGAATTTATGCAGCATTACTCCATTGGTCCCGGTCACCTCGTAGTTTTCAAATATAAAGGGAACTCCACTTTTCGTGTGATGATATTCGATAGGAGTGCTTCGGAGATCAATTATTCTTTGAGCAGCATATCAAACCTCGGGAGTGGATTTATCTCGCCGAAGAGGGAGAATGTCATAGAAGTTGAAGATTCGGAGGATTTTGCTCCTTGTCAGAAGAAGAGGGTCGACCCACATTCATCATGTTCTCAGCTGAGTCCAAGCTGCTCCTCACCAGATCTCGAAG AAGGGATCGGACAATCTAGGTGCAGAGCTAGCCATCCTGAGCGAAATTTTGGTGGTCCTATGAGTTCGTGGCCTCTCCGTAGTTTTGAATTGGCCTGCGAATTTGACTCGGAGTATCCTTTTTTCAAGGTGGTGATCCGGCCATCTTATATTGAACATCATGTAGTG AATGTTCCTCGTTGGTTCATCAGGCAGCACATTCAGCAAATCAAGGAAATCGTGACTCTCAGGCATTCAAACAGAACATGGCCGGTAAAGCTTAGGACTTATCCCAGTGGGTCGATGCAGTTCTCTTCTGGTTGGATTGCATTCGTGAGAGGAACTCACTTGCGTGTTGGAAATGTTTGCGTGTTCGAGCTAATTGATAGAGATGATATTGTGTTCAGAGTCTACATTTTCAGCAGTGCag GCAGGAACAACGAGTCTAAATGCAGAATGAACCGTTCTGAGCCAGTGTTTTGTGATCCTACTCCTTCGAGGCCTCTCACTACTCCTGAATTAGACGGTAAATTTGATTCGGAGCATCCCTTCTTCGAACTGGTGATACAACAGTCtcattttaggaaaatg CATGTTCCCGGTCGATTTGTCAGGCAACATattcaagaaaacaagaaagaaggaaCTCTTAGGTATTCAGACAGGTCCTGGCCGGTGAAGCTCTCAAGATATACGCGGGGAATCCGAGTGTTCTTCTCTGCTGGTTGGCGAGCATTTGCAAGAGAAACTCATTTGTGTGAAGGAAATGTCTGCGTGTTTGAGCTCATTGATAGGGATGATGTTGTGTTCAAAGTCTCCATCTTCAGCAGTGGTG CGTTCTCTCTAGTCAAATGGTTCCTGTTCGGCAGCAGAACTTCAGGCGACGATGGCCTGGGCTTGGACAATAGTTGGCGTCAGCTTCGTCCGAGGACGGAGTTTTCCAGCTGCGGTACCTATGGTCGGCAAGCAACAGCAAGAGCCTGCGTGGCTTTGATGATGATGGGGACATTCGTGCCCCCCATTACAATCGGACCATATTCGAGACACGCTGTCCGTGCGTCCGATAAGCTCAACCTGTCGTTCTAA
- the LOC120295291 gene encoding B3 domain-containing transcription factor VRN1-like isoform X2: MGVEKLNDGTVWLWKGWREFMQHYSIGPGHLVVFKYKGNSTFRVMIFDRSASEINYSLSSISNLGSGFISPKRENVIEVEDSEDFAPCQKKRVDPHSSCSQLSPSCSSPDLEEGIGQSRCRASHPERNFGGPMSSWPLRSFELACEFDSEYPFFKVVIRPSYIEHHVVNVPRWFIRQHIQQIKEIVTLRHSNRTWPVKLRTYPSGSMQFSSGWIAFVRGTHLRVGNVCVFELIDRDDIVFRVYIFSSAGRNNESKCRMNRSEPVFCDPTPSRPLTTPELDGKFDSEHPFFELVIQQSHFRKMHVPGRFVRQHIQENKKEGTLRYSDRSWPVKLSRYTRGIRVFFSAGWRAFARETHLCEGNVCVFELIDRDDVVFKVSIFSSGGKDQIHID; encoded by the exons ATGGGAGTAGAAAAACTTAACGACGGCACAGTTTGGTTGTGGAAAGGGTGGCGAGAATTTATGCAGCATTACTCCATTGGTCCCGGTCACCTCGTAGTTTTCAAATATAAAGGGAACTCCACTTTTCGTGTGATGATATTCGATAGGAGTGCTTCGGAGATCAATTATTCTTTGAGCAGCATATCAAACCTCGGGAGTGGATTTATCTCGCCGAAGAGGGAGAATGTCATAGAAGTTGAAGATTCGGAGGATTTTGCTCCTTGTCAGAAGAAGAGGGTCGACCCACATTCATCATGTTCTCAGCTGAGTCCAAGCTGCTCCTCACCAGATCTCGAAG AAGGGATCGGACAATCTAGGTGCAGAGCTAGCCATCCTGAGCGAAATTTTGGTGGTCCTATGAGTTCGTGGCCTCTCCGTAGTTTTGAATTGGCCTGCGAATTTGACTCGGAGTATCCTTTTTTCAAGGTGGTGATCCGGCCATCTTATATTGAACATCATGTAGTG AATGTTCCTCGTTGGTTCATCAGGCAGCACATTCAGCAAATCAAGGAAATCGTGACTCTCAGGCATTCAAACAGAACATGGCCGGTAAAGCTTAGGACTTATCCCAGTGGGTCGATGCAGTTCTCTTCTGGTTGGATTGCATTCGTGAGAGGAACTCACTTGCGTGTTGGAAATGTTTGCGTGTTCGAGCTAATTGATAGAGATGATATTGTGTTCAGAGTCTACATTTTCAGCAGTGCag GCAGGAACAACGAGTCTAAATGCAGAATGAACCGTTCTGAGCCAGTGTTTTGTGATCCTACTCCTTCGAGGCCTCTCACTACTCCTGAATTAGACGGTAAATTTGATTCGGAGCATCCCTTCTTCGAACTGGTGATACAACAGTCtcattttaggaaaatg CATGTTCCCGGTCGATTTGTCAGGCAACATattcaagaaaacaagaaagaaggaaCTCTTAGGTATTCAGACAGGTCCTGGCCGGTGAAGCTCTCAAGATATACGCGGGGAATCCGAGTGTTCTTCTCTGCTGGTTGGCGAGCATTTGCAAGAGAAACTCATTTGTGTGAAGGAAATGTCTGCGTGTTTGAGCTCATTGATAGGGATGATGTTGTGTTCAAAGTCTCCATCTTCAGCAGTGGTGGTAAAGATCAGATTCACATTGATTGA